The proteins below are encoded in one region of Puntigrus tetrazona isolate hp1 chromosome 5, ASM1883169v1, whole genome shotgun sequence:
- the LOC122345715 gene encoding single-pass membrane and coiled-coil domain-containing protein 3-like, producing the protein MWSDIFYPENPWRREQLIRRNQELHDLMKSNFRATNQLIDVMNKYLSCSFEHIYLNESATLRENCDMIIGSIHKIQAEVERIDVKLKEKLEPTLYEKLRNLPSLSSPDFKAISKAFEAVCGIATVGATVLVSYLIEKGIILTNITRTYAIIAAGTLASVGLAVVFLGIDMIIEAIVGKIEGDKLKEALEQYDRALQEFRPASEKYQDNITYVRSRIEVLNE; encoded by the coding sequence ATGTGGAGTGACATCTTCTACCCTGAAAATCCTTGGAGAAGGGAGCAGCTCATCCGTAGAAATCAAGAGCTTCACGATCTGATGAAGAGCAACTTCAGAGCCACCAACCAACTGATTGATGTCATGAACAAGTACTTGAGCTGCTCCTTCGAACACATCTACCTGAACGAGAGCGCGACTCTTCGAGAGAACTGTGACATGATCATTGGATCCATTCATAAGATACAGGCAGAAGTAGAGAGGATTGACGTAAAGCTGAAGGAGAAGTTGGAGCCCACTCTGTACGAGAAACTGAGAAACCTGCCATCTCTGTCTTCTCCGGACTTTAAAGCCATTTCAAAGGCCTTTGAAGCAGTTTGTGGTATCGCAACCGTGGGAGCTACTGTTTTAGTTAGCTATTTAATTGAGAAAGGAATTATTCTGACAAACATAACAAGAACGTATGCTATAATTGCAGCAGGTACATTAGCCAGTGTTGGGCTAGCGGTGGTGTTCTTGGGGATCGATATGATTATTGAGGCCATCGTTGGGAAAATTGAGGGAGATAAACTTAAGGAGGCCCTGGAACAGTATGACCGGGCTTTGCAGGAATTCAGACCGGCGTCTGAAAAATATCAGGATAACATTACCTATGTCAGAAGCAGAATTgaggttttaaatgaataa
- the LOC122344973 gene encoding single-pass membrane and coiled-coil domain-containing protein 3-like, whose translation MWSDIFYPENPWRREQLIRRSQELHDLMKNNFRATNQLIDVMNKYLSCSFEHIKLNESATLRENCDMIIGSIHKIQAEVERIDVKLKEKLEPTLYEKLRNLPSLSSIDFKAISTAFTVICGVGTLGTSALFIHLVRNGTILANVSRTFLKIGATTLGTIGLAVVFLGIDMIIEAIKGKIEGDKLKAELDQYDQALQEFRPASEKYQDNITYVLAKIEILNEYKMLG comes from the coding sequence ATGTGGAGTGACATCTTCTACCCTGAAAATCCTTGGAGAAGGGAGCAGCTCATCCGTAGAAGTCAAGAGCTTCACGATCTGATGAAGAACAACTTCAGAGCCACCAACCAACTGATTGATGTCATGAACAAGTACTTGAGCTGCTCCTTCGAACACATCAAATTGAACGAGAGCGCGACTCTTCGAGAGAACTGTGACATGATCATTGGATCCATTCATAAGATACAGGCAGAAGTAGAGAGGATTGATGTAAAGCTGAAGGAGAAGTTGGAGCCCACTCTGTACGAGAAACTGAGAAACCTGCCTTCTCTGTCTTCTATAGATTTTAAAGCCATTTCAACTGCATTCACAGTGATTTGTGGCGTTGGAACTCTTGGAACCTCTgctttatttatccatttagtGAGGAATGGAACTATTCTGGCAAACGTATCACGTACGTTTCTTAAGATTGGAGCAACTACGTTAGGCACTATTGGGCTGGCGGTGGTGTTCTTGGGGATCGATATGATTATTGAGGCCATCAAGGGGAAAATTGAGGGAGATAAACTTAAGGCGGAGCTGGATCAGTATGACCAAGCTTTGCAGGAATTCAGACCGGCGTCTGAAAAATATCAGGATAACATTACCTATGTCCTAGCAAAAATtgagattttaaatgaatacaaaatgtTAGGTTGA
- the LOC122344901 gene encoding single-pass membrane and coiled-coil domain-containing protein 3-like, giving the protein MLSDIFYPDNPKKREQLIRKGQELRDLMKTNFRVTNQLADAMNKYLSCSFEHISLIECATLRENCSLIVGSVSNIMAVIERIDRELKDKLEPGLYEKLRKMSLSSAAFKEISKAFEEVGGAATVEAAVFIGYLIDNVTTLANVIKTYAIIVAGKFACVKLSVVFLGVDMIVKDFIGKFERDQLKTALEEYDKVLDEFRPASEQYQDKITYVRMKIEIEKDEMLA; this is encoded by the coding sequence ATGCTGAGCGACATCTTCTACCCTGACAACCCTAAGAAAAGGGAGCAGCTCATCCGCAAAGGGCAGGAGCTTCGAGATCTGATGAAGACGAACTTCAGAGTCACCAACCAACTGGCCGACGCCATGAACAAGTACTTGAGCTGCTCCTTCGAACACATCTCCCTGATCGAGTGCGCTACGCTCCGGGAGAACTGTAGTCTGATTGTGGGAAGCGTGAGCAACATAATGGCCGTGATCGAGAGGATCGACAGGGAGCTGAAAGACAAGCTGGAGCCCGGCCTGTACGAGAAACTGAGGAAAATGTCTCTGTCTTCTGCAGCCTTTAAAGAGATTTCCAAGGCTTTCGAGGAAGTTGGCGGCGCTGCCACCGTGGAAGCTGCCGTTTTCATCGGTTATTTAATCGATAACGTGACCACTCTGGCGAACGTCATAAAAACGTACGCTATAATTGTAGCGGGGAAATTCGCCTGCGTTAAGCTGTCGGTGGTGTTCTTGGGGGTCGACATGATCGTGAAGGACTTCATCGGGAAATTCGAGCGTGATCAACTGAAGACGGCCCTCGAAGAGTACGACAAGGTCCTGGATGAGTTCAGGCCGGCGTCTGAACAGTATCAGGATAAGATCACCTACGTCAGAATGAAAATTGAAATAGAGAAAGATGAAATGCTGGCTTGA